From Amphiprion ocellaris isolate individual 3 ecotype Okinawa chromosome 10, ASM2253959v1, whole genome shotgun sequence, one genomic window encodes:
- the LOC129349813 gene encoding calmodulin-regulated spectrin-associated protein 1-B-like yields KGPKLFKEPSSKSNKPIIINAIAHCCLAGKVNESQKNVVLEELEKCESNHLIILFRDGGCQFRAIYSYSPDTEEIVKFTGTGPRHISRKMIDKLYKYSSDRKQFTVIPAKTVSVSVDALTIHNHLWQVKRPGSARRK; encoded by the exons AAAGGTCCTAAACTCTTCAAAGAGCCCAGCTCAAAGTCCAACAAGCCAATCATCATCAATGCCATCGCCCACTGCTGTCTGGCTGGAAAAGTTAATGAGTCCCAGAAGAATGTTGTTCTTGAG GAGCTGGAAAAGTGTGAGTCCAATCACCTTATCATCCTTTTCCGCGATGGTGGCTGCCAGTTCCGTGCCATTTACTCGTACTCACCAGACACCGAGGAGATAGTCAAGTTCACAGGCACAGGGCCGCGTCATATCAGCCGCAAGATGATCGACAAGCTCTACAAATACAGCTCAGACCGTAAGCAGTTCACTGTCATCCCCGCTAAGACTGTGTCGGTCAGCGTGGACGCTCTGACCATCCACAACCACCTCTGGCAGGTCAAAAGACCAGGGAGTGCACGGAGGaagtga